The nucleotide sequence GCGCTGGGGATGACCAACCGCGCCATCGCGGCTCGGGCGGCCGACTCGCCGGAGTTCTTCACCTCGGTCGCCAACCTGGCCGGCGGAAAGATCCTCTCCGTGCCGGGCGGTGTGTTCGTGAAGGACGAGTCCGGTGCGCTGCTCGGTGCGGTCGGCGTGACCGGTGACGCCTCGCTGAACGACGAGGCGGCCGCGCTGGCCGGGATCGAGGCCGCCGGGCTGGTCGCCGTCACCGGCGCCGAGTAGGACGGGCGGCCCCGAACGAGCCGCACCCCCGGGCGACTAGGTCAGCCCGGGGGCGCGGAGGGGACACGATCCTGCCGCCGAGGAAGGATCGTGCACGTGCGTGGGCACGCGCACTCGTGGAGTAGCGCGTGCGGGTCATCGCGTGGTGGTGGCCGGGACGTACGCCGGCGGTCCGTCACGTTCGTGGTCAGGCCGGTACAGCCGTCACGCGGTGTGACGTGGAACACGGTACCTGCGAGTCAACCAGTGGCTCGGCTCTCTGTCAACGTCTCCGCTCACGCGGTTCGCGAGCGGATCACTGGACCGATTCTGCGTCCACGCTACCGCGGGCGGTCCGGACGAGTTCGGGGTGGTGCCGGATCGCGACCTCGGGATGTGAACGCAACCATCCCTTGAGCGCGTTGTCCCCGAACCGCGGCAGCAGCGCGTTCTGCGCCGTCTCGTGCACGCCGGGCGCCTGTGCCGCCAGGTCGGCGGGCAGCGGCACCGGATCGAGTCGGGCGTCGAGCCGGGGGGACCAGAAGAACCCGACCGACTGCCGGGTGGTGCCGGGCCCGCAGGCCAGCACCCGGTGCGGGGTCGCGACCAGGTAGCCGTCGGTCGCGACCTCCAGCATCTCGCCGACGTTGATCACCAGCGAGTCCCCGTGCGGTGGCACGTCCACCCAGTCCGAGCCGGGAGGGCGCGCCTGGAGCCCGGCGGCCGGGCCCTCCGGGTCCTGCAGCAGCAGGGTGAGGAATCCCCAGTCGGCGTGCGGCCCGACACCCTGTGCGTCCGGTGTGAGCGTCTCGCCCGCCGGCGGGCCGACGTACCGGATGACCTTGCCGAACCAGTGCGGCTCACCGGTGAACAGCGGATCGAAGTGGTCCTCGGGCAGTCCGAGCCCGGCCGCGAGTGCCCGGGTCAGCTCGGTGGCGACCCGCGACATCAGATCGGCCCAGTCGTGCGCCCGTTCGCGCAGCTGCGGGACGGTGTCGTCCGGCCACCGGTTGGGGCCCTCGAGCAGCTGGTAGGGCTCGTCCCACTCGGCGCGCGGCCGGGCCGGGAGCTCCGGGCCGAAGTCGATCTGCTCGCGGGCGTCCGGCCGGCCGGCGGTGATCTCGTGACCCAGCCGGGTGTAGCCGCGGAAGTGCGGGGACTCCCGGTTGTCCAGCGCCAGGCGCTGCTCGGGCGGCAGATCGAAGAACGCGCCCGCCGCCGCCATCAGCTCCGCGACCTGGCCGGGGGCCACGCCGAAGCCGTGCAGCCGCAGGAACCCGATCCGGTGCAGTGCGTCCCGCAGCGCGTCGGTGAACGCGGGGTCGAAGCTCCCGTCCGGTCGGCGTGCGCGGTCCAGTCGCAACGTCGGGACGGGGTCGTTCGCGGTGGTCAGCCCGGTCATGGCCACCATCCTCCCCGGTCCGCGCATCCGGGACGACCCTCATATCGATCCGGGGACCCCGGATCGGGTGTGCCGGGGCGTTTCCTGCATGCCGGGGCCTGTGCGGAGGTTTACGCTCGGCAACGTTTCGATCGGCGTTCCACTGGTCACTCCATGGCAGCTTGGACCAGTGATCATCCTGGTCTGCCACAGGGGCAGATCGGCAAGGGGAGGACTGAAAATGGGCATCATCGGATGGATCGTGCTGGGACTGCTCGCAGGGGCGATCGCCAAGGCGATTATGCCGGGCAAGGACCCGGGTGGCATCTTCGTGACCCTCGGCATCGGCGTGGCTGGTGCGCTCGTCGGCGGGTTCCTGGGCAGCGCGATCTTCGGCATCGGTTTGGACACTTTCTGGAGCTTCCAGACCTGGATCGTTGCGATCCTCGGCTCATTGCTCCTGCTGGGTATCTACCGGGTCGTGGTCGGACGTCGCGTCAAGGCCTGACGCCAGACGCACCTCCCAGCTCATTCGGCGCCGTCCGGCTCTGCCGGGCGGCGCCGAGGTGTGTCCGGGGTCGGTCGACGTCCGGACCGGTCCGGGGGAGGGATCCCGAACTTCCGAGTTCGTCACTCCGACGCCGTGATCCACCTATCACCGGATTGGCCTAACTAAACCTGACCACATGAGAGCTTAGGGTTC is from Pseudonocardia autotrophica and encodes:
- a CDS encoding GlcG/HbpS family heme-binding protein encodes the protein MTITLEQAQTITAAALQHGTEQGFNPLTVAVLDPGGAVVALARQDGSGFLRPDLAIGKASGVLALGMTNRAIAARAADSPEFFTSVANLAGGKILSVPGGVFVKDESGALLGAVGVTGDASLNDEAAALAGIEAAGLVAVTGAE
- a CDS encoding isopenicillin N synthase family dioxygenase, whose product is MTGLTTANDPVPTLRLDRARRPDGSFDPAFTDALRDALHRIGFLRLHGFGVAPGQVAELMAAAGAFFDLPPEQRLALDNRESPHFRGYTRLGHEITAGRPDAREQIDFGPELPARPRAEWDEPYQLLEGPNRWPDDTVPQLRERAHDWADLMSRVATELTRALAAGLGLPEDHFDPLFTGEPHWFGKVIRYVGPPAGETLTPDAQGVGPHADWGFLTLLLQDPEGPAAGLQARPPGSDWVDVPPHGDSLVINVGEMLEVATDGYLVATPHRVLACGPGTTRQSVGFFWSPRLDARLDPVPLPADLAAQAPGVHETAQNALLPRFGDNALKGWLRSHPEVAIRHHPELVRTARGSVDAESVQ
- a CDS encoding GlsB/YeaQ/YmgE family stress response membrane protein produces the protein MGIIGWIVLGLLAGAIAKAIMPGKDPGGIFVTLGIGVAGALVGGFLGSAIFGIGLDTFWSFQTWIVAILGSLLLLGIYRVVVGRRVKA